One window of the Vigna radiata var. radiata cultivar VC1973A chromosome 1, Vradiata_ver6, whole genome shotgun sequence genome contains the following:
- the LOC106770868 gene encoding protein phosphatase 2C and cyclic nucleotide-binding/kinase domain-containing protein isoform X1, which yields MGCIYSRVCIGDNCRGSSINGDPVVRTTDVGELANFSPTSSDVEEGEIRDQLNQLSITRDSEAGIRRLARVSAQFLPPDGSRIVKVPSGNFELRYSFLSQRGYYPDALDKANQDSFCIHTPFGTSPNDHFFGVFDGHGEFGAQCSQFVKRKLCENLLRNSKFRGDPVEACHAAFLATNSQLHADVLDDSMSGTTAITVLVRGRTIFVANSGDSRAVIAERRGKEIVAVDLSIDQTPFRSDELERVKLCGARVLTLDQIEGLKNPDVQCWGTEEGDDGDPPRLWVPNGMYPGTAFTRSIGDSIAETIGVVANPEIVVFELTQDHPFFVLASDGVFEFLSSQSVVEMAAKFKDPRDACAAIVAESYRLWLQYETRTDDITVIIVHVNGLTESTVAQSASYGDVLQKPVPQVVEVTGSESPSTFGWSARNQRVRHDLSRARLRALENSLENGQAWVPPPSAHRKTWEEEAHIEQALHDHFLFRKLTDSQCHVLLDCMQRVEVEPGDIIVKQGGEGDCFYVVGSGEFEVLATQEEKEGDVPRVLQRYTAEKLSCFGELALMYNKPLQASVRAVTKGTLWALKREDFRGILMSEFSNLSSLKLLRSVDLLSRLSILQLSQISDSLSEVSFSNGQTIIDNNEILALYIIQKGCVKITFDSDLLTSPNAYSLKPDIQNEEEDVQSRTELSIEKPEGSYFGEWTLYGERIGSINAVAVGDVVCALLTKDKFESVIGSIQKISQEDHKSKDNSMELTGRNYDFSSLDKVQLSDLEWRKTLYSTDCSEIGVANLKESENLLTLKRFSKPKIKRLGKESQVLKEKDLIKGLGSSASIPQVLCTCADSMYAGILLNTHLACPLSSILSSPLSESAARFCAASVVTALEDLHKNGVLYRGVSPDVLMLEQTGQIQLVDFRFGKQLSGERTFTICGMADSLAPEIVLGKGHGFPADWWALGVLIYFMLRGEMPFGSWRENELDTVAKIAKRKLHLPESFSSETVDLISKLLEVEENNRLGSQGPDSVKSHPWFKGIDWEGIRSRTFPVPQEIISRITQYLEVHSEDCSTGYPGSPLQEVEELNVPEWLEDW from the exons ATGGGTTGCATTTACTCGCGAGTTTGTATAGGTGATAACTGCAGAGGCTCCAGCATCAACGGAGACCCCGTCGTCAGAACCACTGACGTCGGCGAACTGGCCAATTTCTCGCCCACCTCTTCCGACGTTGAAGAAGGTGAAATCAGAGACCAGCTTAACCAATTGAGCATCACGAGGGACTCCGAAGCGGGAATCCGAAGACTGGCTAGGGTTTCGGCGCAGTTCCTGCCGCCGGACGGTTCACGAATCGTTAAAGTGCCTTCTGGGAACTTCGAATTGCGATACTCGTTTTTGTCTCAGCGAGGTTACTATCCCGATGCACTTGATAAAGCGAACCAGGATAGCTTCTGCATCCACACGCCTTTTg GTACGAGTCCTAATGACCACTTTTTTGGTGTGTTCGACGGCCATGGTGAGTTTGGAGCTCAGTGCTCGCAGTTTGTGAAGCGGAAATTGTGTGAGAATTTGCTCAGGAATTCTAAATTCCGTGGTGATCCTGTTGAGGCTTGTCATGCGGCGTTTTTGGCGACGAATTCGCAGCTGCATGCTGATGTTTTGGATGACAGCATGAGCGGGACGACGGCGATCACGGTGCTGGTGAGGGGGAGGACGATATTCGTGGCGAATTCCGGCGATTCGAGGGCGGTGATCGCGGAGAGGAGAGGGAAGGAAATTGTGGCCGTTGATTTGTCGATTGATCAGACGCCGTTTAGGAGTGATGAGCTGGAGAGGGTGAAGCTCTGTGGGGCGAGGGTTCTTACTTTGGATCAGATTGAGGGGTTGAAGAACCCTGATGTGCAGTGTTGGGGCACAGAGGAGGGTGATGATGGTGACCCTCCGAGGTTGTGGGTGCCCAATGGGATGTACCCGGGGACGGCTTTCACAAGGAGTATTGGTGATTCTATCGCGGAGACTATTGGGGTTGTGGCGAATCCTGAGATTGTTGTGTTTGAGCTCACGCAGGATCACCCTTTCTTTGTGCTTGCTAGTGATGGGGTGTTTGAGTTTCTCTCTAGCCAGAGTGTGGTTGAAATG GCTGCAAAATTCAAAGATCCTCGTGATGCTTGTGCTGCAATTGTGGCAGAATCTTATCGACTCTGGCTGCAATATGAAACTCGTACAGATGACATCACAGTCATCATTGTACATGTAAATGGGCTAACTGAA TCTACTGTTGCTCAGTCGGCTAGCTATGGTGATGTTTTGCAAAAACCTGTGCCACAAGTCGTAGAGGTGACAGGTTCAGAATCCCCTTCCACCTTTGGCTGGAGTGCTAGAAACCAGCGTGTAAGACATGACTTGTCAAGGGCACGCCTCCGAGCACTTGAAAATTCCCTAGAAAATGGGCAAGCTTGGGTTCCTCCCCCTTCTGCCCATAGAAAGACATGGGAAGAAGAA GCACACATAGAGCAGGCATTGCACGATCATTTTCTCTTCCGAAAACTTACCGATTCTCAGTGCCATGTTCTATTGGATTGCATGCAAAGAGTGGAGGTCGAACCTGGGGATATTATAGTCAAACAG GGTGGTGAAGGTGACTGTTTTTATGTTGTTGGTAGTGGAGAATTTGAGGTCTTGGCAACTCAG gaagaaaaagaaggagatGTACCTAGGGTTTTGCAGCGCTACACAGCTGAAAAACTCTCATGTTTTGGAGAGCTTGCTCTAAT GTACAACAAACCACTCCAGGCTTCTGTACGTGCTGTAACAAAAGGAACTCTTTGGGCTTTAAAACGAGAAGATTTTCGTGGGATTTTAATGTCAGAATTCTCTAACTTATCGTCATTGAAGTTGCTTCGATCTGTAGATCTCCTCTCAAGGTTATCAATTTTACAACTCAGTCAGATTTCTGACTCCCTTTCTGAAGTTTCCTTCTCAAATGGGCAGACAATAATAGACAAT AATGAAATCCTTGCATTGTACATTATACAGAAGGGATGTgtaaaaatcacttttgattCTGACTTGTTGACGAGTCCAAATGCCTACAGCCTCAAGCCTGACATCCAAAACGAGGAGGAGGATGTTCAGAGCAGAACAGAACTATCAATAGAGAAGCCCGAGGGAAGCTATTTTGGTGAATGGACCCTTTATGGTGAACGTATTGGTTCCATAAATGCTGTTGCTGTGGGTGATGTTGTATGTGCTTTGCTAACAAAAGACAAATTTGAATCTGTTATTGGCTCCATACAAAAGATTTCTCAGGAAGATCACAA GTCAAAGGATAATTCCATGGAGTTGACTGGAAgaaattatgatttttcatcCCTTGATAAAGTCCAGCTTTCAGATTTG GAGTGGAGAAAGACACTATATTCCACTGACTGTTCCGAAATAGGGGTTGCAAATTTAAAGGAATCAG AAAATTTGCTTACTTTGAAGAGATTTTCTAAGCCAAAGATTAAAAGGCTTGGAAAGGAATCACAAGTCTTGAAAGAGAAAGATTTGATTAAGGGTTTGGGCTCTTCAGCTAGTATACCACAGGTTTTATGCACTTGTGCTGATAGCATGTATGCTGGAATACTGCTAAATACTCACCTTGCTTGCCCTTTGTCTTCCATACTTTCAAGTCCTTTAAGTGAATCAGCCGCACGGTTTTGTGCTGCATCTGTTGTCACTGCTTTAGAAGACTTGCACAAG AATGGTGTTCTCTACAGAGGTGTGTCACCTGATGTTTTGATGTTGGAGCAAACAGGACAGATACAG CTGGTGGACTTCAGATTTGGAAAACAGCTTTCTGGCGAGAGAACATTCACAATTTGTGGGATGGCAGATTCTCTGGCTCCAGAGATTGTTTTGGGAAAAGGCCATGGTTTCCCTGCCGACTG GTGGGCATTGGgggttttaatatattttatgttacgTGGTGAGATGCCATTTGGATCATGGAGAGAAAATGAACTTGATACAGTTGCCAAAATTGCAAAAAGGAAGCTACACCTTCCCGAGAGTTTCAGCTCTGAAACGGTTGATCTTATCTCCAAG CTTCTTGAAGTGGAAGAAAACAATAGACTTGGAAGCCAAGGTCCTGATTCTGTCAAGAGTCACCCATGGTTTAAGGGTATCGATTGGGAAGGGATTAGAAGCCGCACTTTTCCTGTTCCTCAGGAAATTATTTCTCGTATAACACAGTACTTGGAAGTTCATTCTGAGGATTGTAGTACTGGCTATCCGGGCTCGCCTTTGCAGGAGGTAGAAGAACTTAATGTGCCTGAGTGGCTTGAGGACTGGTAG
- the LOC106770868 gene encoding protein phosphatase 2C and cyclic nucleotide-binding/kinase domain-containing protein isoform X2 gives MGCIYSRVCIGDNCRGSSINGDPVVRTTDVGELANFSPTSSDVEEGEIRDQLNQLSITRDSEAGIRRLARVSAQFLPPDGSRIVKVPSGNFELRYSFLSQRGYYPDALDKANQDSFCIHTPFGTSPNDHFFGVFDGHGEFGAQCSQFVKRKLCENLLRNSKFRGDPVEACHAAFLATNSQLHADVLDDSMSGTTAITVLVRGRTIFVANSGDSRAVIAERRGKEIVAVDLSIDQTPFRSDELERVKLCGARVLTLDQIEGLKNPDVQCWGTEEGDDGDPPRLWVPNGMYPGTAFTRSIGDSIAETIGVVANPEIVVFELTQDHPFFVLASDGVFEFLSSQSVVEMAAKFKDPRDACAAIVAESYRLWLQYETRTDDITVIIVHVNGLTEVCLLLLSRLAMVMFCKNLCHKS, from the exons ATGGGTTGCATTTACTCGCGAGTTTGTATAGGTGATAACTGCAGAGGCTCCAGCATCAACGGAGACCCCGTCGTCAGAACCACTGACGTCGGCGAACTGGCCAATTTCTCGCCCACCTCTTCCGACGTTGAAGAAGGTGAAATCAGAGACCAGCTTAACCAATTGAGCATCACGAGGGACTCCGAAGCGGGAATCCGAAGACTGGCTAGGGTTTCGGCGCAGTTCCTGCCGCCGGACGGTTCACGAATCGTTAAAGTGCCTTCTGGGAACTTCGAATTGCGATACTCGTTTTTGTCTCAGCGAGGTTACTATCCCGATGCACTTGATAAAGCGAACCAGGATAGCTTCTGCATCCACACGCCTTTTg GTACGAGTCCTAATGACCACTTTTTTGGTGTGTTCGACGGCCATGGTGAGTTTGGAGCTCAGTGCTCGCAGTTTGTGAAGCGGAAATTGTGTGAGAATTTGCTCAGGAATTCTAAATTCCGTGGTGATCCTGTTGAGGCTTGTCATGCGGCGTTTTTGGCGACGAATTCGCAGCTGCATGCTGATGTTTTGGATGACAGCATGAGCGGGACGACGGCGATCACGGTGCTGGTGAGGGGGAGGACGATATTCGTGGCGAATTCCGGCGATTCGAGGGCGGTGATCGCGGAGAGGAGAGGGAAGGAAATTGTGGCCGTTGATTTGTCGATTGATCAGACGCCGTTTAGGAGTGATGAGCTGGAGAGGGTGAAGCTCTGTGGGGCGAGGGTTCTTACTTTGGATCAGATTGAGGGGTTGAAGAACCCTGATGTGCAGTGTTGGGGCACAGAGGAGGGTGATGATGGTGACCCTCCGAGGTTGTGGGTGCCCAATGGGATGTACCCGGGGACGGCTTTCACAAGGAGTATTGGTGATTCTATCGCGGAGACTATTGGGGTTGTGGCGAATCCTGAGATTGTTGTGTTTGAGCTCACGCAGGATCACCCTTTCTTTGTGCTTGCTAGTGATGGGGTGTTTGAGTTTCTCTCTAGCCAGAGTGTGGTTGAAATG GCTGCAAAATTCAAAGATCCTCGTGATGCTTGTGCTGCAATTGTGGCAGAATCTTATCGACTCTGGCTGCAATATGAAACTCGTACAGATGACATCACAGTCATCATTGTACATGTAAATGGGCTAACTGAAGTATG TCTACTGTTGCTCAGTCGGCTAGCTATGGTGATGTTTTGCAAAAACCTGTGCCACAAGTCGTAG
- the LOC106768353 gene encoding E3 ubiquitin-protein ligase ATL42, translating into MRKTRTMNELGVILFVLSVLFLHVRAQTAAPSGDAVSNFQPSLAVVIGILGVMFLLTFFLLMYAKFCQHRGASASLGDQENLPTFVRSRSRFSGIDKTVIESLPFFRFSSLKGSKEGLECAVCLSKFEDVEVLRLLPKCKHAFHIDCIDHWLERHSSCPICRHKVNPDDHTTFTYSNSLRRLANQSGRGEESNLEIFVQREEDHHGSSRFSVGSSFRKMGKGVKEEELLIQKGAEDSDGNQKGYHKHNHMITISDVVFKHRWSNVSSSDLMFLNSEMLNATSSNRFSNFESNADLMSTPRELVENDHIKNIKEEMERKISFESKVSALSNIKSVSEKDPPFTSDSAGKSNHAPKYANPGEKRSMSEITAVSRFGDFGTKMRVFKDSSSVQNNLKEEKMRQIWFPIAKRTAQWFVNRERRSQLSLDKQLPLDV; encoded by the coding sequence ATGAGGAAAACCAGAACCATGAATGAGCTTGGTGTTATCCTTTTTGTTCTCTCAGTCTTATTCCTCCATGTTAGAGCACAGACTGCTGCACCATCAGGAGATGCTGTGTCCAATTTCCAACCAAGTCTTGCTGTTGTCATAGGAATCCTTGGTGTGATGTTTCTACTGACATTCTTTCTTCTCATGTATGCAAAATTCTGTCAACACCGCGGAGCTTCAGCTTCTCTTGGAGACCAAGAAAATCTACCAACTTTTGTGAGATCAAGGTCTAGATTTTCAGGAATTGACAAGACTGTCATTGAATCACTCCCCTTCTTTAGATTCTCTTCACTCAAAGGGTCAAAGGAAGGACTGGAGTGTGCAGTGTGCTTATCAAAGTTTGAAGATGTCGAAGTTCTCAGACTTCTACCAAAGTGCAAGCATGCTTTTCATATTGATTGCATAGACCACTGGCTTGAAAGGCACTCTAGCTGTCCTATTTGCAGGCACAAGGTCAACCCTGATGACCACACTACCTTCACATATTCAAACAGTTTAAGGAGGCTAGCAAACCAATCAGGTCGAGGTGAAGAATCTAACTTAGAGATCTTTGTCCAGAGAGAGGAAGACCATCATGGTTCATCAAGATTCAGTGTTGGAAGCAGCTTTCGGAAAATGGGAAAGGGTGTCAAGGAAGAAGAATTGCTCATCCAAAAAGGAGCAGAAGATAGTGATGGTAACCAGAAGGGATATCATAAACACAACCACATGATTACTATATCTGATGTTGTGTTCAAGCACAGGTGGAGCAACGTCAGTTCTTCAGACCTCATGTTTTTGAATTCGGAGATGCTGAATGCTACATCAAGCAACAGATTCAGCAACTTCGAATCAAATGCAGACCTGATGTCAACCCCAAGAGAGTTGGTAGAAAATGATCATATTAAGAACATCAAGGAGGAGATGGAGAGGAAAATTTCCTTCGAGAGCAAAGTTAGTGCTCTTAGCAACATCAAATCAGTTTCAGAAAAGGATCCTCCTTTTACATCAGATTCTGCAGGAAAATCAAATCATGCACCAAAGTATGCCAACCCAGGTGAGAAAAGGTCAATGTCAGAAATCACTGCTGTCTCTAGATTTGGAGATTTTGGCACGAAAATGAGGGTCTTCAAGGATTCTTCTTCTGTCCAAAACAACCTTAAAGAGGAAAAAATGAGACAGATTTGGTTTCCAATAGCTAAAAGAACAGCTCAATGGTTTGTGAATAGAGAAAGAAGGTCTCAGCTATCTCTGGATAAACAACTACCATTAGATGTATAA
- the LOC106772803 gene encoding ninja-family protein mc410: MEDESGLELSLGLSCGGSSAKPKGKNGSSSDGRAEEVGKGGKMVDDFKSMFDNAPQKPESISGTRRTDSQKPEENFFSDLSKAKEENASLNLNGRGFLVAKNSKPLEIEDEKRSEAANKRKMPFDEIHSQKKHDSDVHHPDLHDRARTSHISITEDGSTAENEDVADSETENSTSRPISHHSDGSKGFIRVGSSSDAAKEVRGSADSNAADFNGQKRFNGSSEKDFKHTNMNYGASFSVQPVNMMNVSYPSSVQESSPVGAPGPQIHGVMHVMPAATGERAGAQSVNNGNLPVMFGYPPVQLPMLEDQPWGLVSRPQQLHPYVARGPTNPAALQVISNNISEAIPYEGRPLDRSKGDGKQRVTEEGSSSQPEDAKGRSTNFRAKDITDQSAGEGSIIDFSNIKPGLAADVKFGGCGSYPNLPWVSTSGSGPNGRTISGVTYRYSTNQVRIVCACHGSHMTPEEFVRHANEDQAAAEGNGVVGTVANGNPAASSHG, encoded by the exons ATGGAGGATGAGAGTGGGCTTGAACTCAGCTTGGGTTTGTCTTGTGGTGGCTCGTCTGCCAAACCCAAGGGTAAGAATGGTAGCTCCTCAGATGGTAGGGCTGAAGAAGTTGGTAAAGGTGGCAAAATGGTGGATGACTTTAAGAGCATGTTTGATAATGCTCCTCAGAAGCCAGAATCTATTAGTGGGACGCGGAGAACTGATTCCCAAAAGCCTGAGGAGAACTTCTTTAGTGACCTTTCAAAGGCCAAAGAAGAGAATGCTTCTTTGAATTTAAATGGAAGAGGATTTCTGGTAGCAAAGAATAGTAAGCCTCTTGAAATTGAGGATGAAAAACGGTCAGAGGCAGCAAATAAGCGGAAAATGCCTTTCGATGAGATACATAGTCAAAAGAAGCATGACAGTGATGTCCACCACCCTGATTTACATGACAGGGCTAGAACATCTCATATATCTATAACAGAGGACGGTTCAACTGCAGAAAATGAAGATGTGGCCGACTCTGAAACTGAGAACTCCACCTCCAGGCCCATCTCACACCACAGTGATGGTTCCAAAGGATTCATCAGAGTTGGTTCTTCTTCTGATGCAGCAAAGGAGGTTCGTGGAAGTGCTGACTCAAATGCTGCTGACTTTAATGGGCAGAAGAGGTTTAATGGGTCATCAGAAAAAGATTTTAAGCACACAAACATGAACTACGGTGCTTCCTTTTCTGTTCAACCTGTAAATATGATGAATGTATCTTACCCTTCTTCAGTACAAGAGTCTAGCCCTGTTGGGGCACCAGGCCCTCAGATACATGGAGTGATGCATGTAATGCCTGCAGCAACTGGTGAACGTGCAGGAGCCCAATCAGTGAATAATGGAAACCTGCCGGTGATGTTTGGATATCCGCCTGTTCAGCTTCCCATGTTGGAGGACCAACCATGGGGTTTGGTTTCTCGTCCTCAACAATTACACCCTTATGTTGCCAGGGGTCCAACTAACCCAG CTGCACTCCAAGTAATCTCAAACAACATATCCGAGGCCATACCATACGAAGGAAGGCCATTAGATCGTTCCAAAGGAGATGGTAAACAGCGTGTCACTGAAGAAGGCTCCTCTTCGCAACCTGAAGATGCGAAAGGAAGAAGCACAAATTTTAGGGCCAAAGATATAACAGACCAATCAGCAGGAGAAGGTTCCATCattgatttttcaaatattaagcCCGGTCTTGCTGCAGATGTTAAATTTGGCGGATGTGGTTCCTATCCAAATCTGCCTTGGGTATCCACCTCAGGTTCAGGTCCAAATGGCAGGACAATATCTGGTGTTACTTACCGATACAGTACTAACCAAGTTCGAATTGTCTGTGCATGCCATGGTTCCCACATGACCCCTGAGGAGTTTGTTCGCCATGCAAATGAAGACCAAGCAGCTGCAGAGGGCAACGGAGTTGTGGGGACAGTAGCAAACGGCAACCCTGCTGCCTCTTCCCATGGCTAG